In one Thermodesulfobacteriota bacterium genomic region, the following are encoded:
- a CDS encoding cob(I)yrinic acid a,c-diamide adenosyltransferase produces the protein MKGYVQVYTGNGKGKTTAALGLSVRAVGAGLKVFIVQFLKMGDYSEIKALERFSDLITIEQYGVGRFVRGKPSPEDIEAGRKGLEKLKSIILAGEHDVVVIEEGNVAVMCGLFSAQDLLAIIKMKPDSMEIVVTGRGATPEIIERADLVTEMKEIKHYYQKGVKARIGIEK, from the coding sequence ATGAAAGGATATGTACAGGTTTACACAGGAAACGGTAAGGGGAAAACAACGGCTGCACTGGGGCTTTCTGTAAGGGCGGTAGGAGCTGGATTGAAAGTCTTTATCGTGCAGTTTCTGAAAATGGGAGATTACAGTGAAATAAAAGCGCTTGAAAGATTTTCTGATCTCATTACCATAGAACAGTATGGAGTTGGCCGTTTTGTCAGGGGAAAGCCATCACCTGAAGATATAGAAGCAGGTAGAAAAGGTCTTGAAAAATTGAAATCAATAATTTTAGCAGGTGAGCATGATGTGGTGGTTATTGAAGAAGGAAATGTTGCGGTAATGTGCGGTCTTTTTTCAGCGCAGGATCTTCTGGCTATTATTAAAATGAAACCGGATAGTATGGAGATAGTTGTTACTGGACGGGGTGCCACACCTGAAATAATTGAAAGGGCGGATCTTGTCACAGAGATGAAAGAAATCAAACATTATTATCAAAAAGGGGTGAAGGCCAGGATTGGAATCGAAAAATAA